A stretch of Lepisosteus oculatus isolate fLepOcu1 chromosome 11, fLepOcu1.hap2, whole genome shotgun sequence DNA encodes these proteins:
- the LOC102692610 gene encoding glutaredoxin domain-containing cysteine-rich protein 2: MDELQIKLNQRFEGKPRKVRFKIASSYSGRVLKHVYEDGQELESPEDEYPHSFIHGKLPKHLEVEQLYGFGELREPELFSPPPLMAERINVYRGGKYSLTGEPSLFDDPSSVSSKPSSVLDFGKIIIYTSNLRIIRSPWVKKASTKSSLQNRDGTDRDSRTDEGGKEGQDYVHGVLGEDQSNKTANSKDEVTGCLECGGSGCCPCSLCHGSKLSMLANRFNESIRALRCPACNADGLQPCQSCAH, from the exons ATGGATGAACTTCAAATTAAACTGAATCAGAGATTTGAAGGGAAACCTAGGAAAGTGAGATTTAAAATTGCTTCATCTTACAGTGGGAGAGTTTTGAAGCATGTCTATGAAGATGGGCAAGAGCTAGAGAGTCCAGAAGACGAATATCCACATAGTTTCATCCATGGGAAACTCCCAAAGCATTTAGAGGTTGAACAGCTGTATGGATTTGGAGAACTGAGGGAACCCGAACTGTTCTCGCCACCTCCTTTAATGGCTGAAAGGATCAATGTGTACAGAGGTGGGAAGTACAGCCTCACAGGTGAACCATCCCTTTTTGATGATCCATCTTCAGTGAGCTCCAAA CCATCCTCTGTTTTGGACTTTGGAAAGATAATAATCTACACTAGCAATCTGCGGATCATCAGGTCTCCCTGGGTGAAGAAGGCATCTACAAAGAGCTCTCTTCAGAACAGAGACGGCACAGATAGGGATTCAAGAACAGATGAAGGTGGTAAAGAAGGACAAGACTATGTGCATGGTGTTCTTGGGGAAGATCAATCTAATAAAACTGCAAACAGCAAG GATGAGGTGACCGGATGCTTGGAGTGCGGGGGGTCAGGGTGCTGTCCCTGCTCCCTGTGCCATGGAAGCAAGCTCTCAATGCTGGCCAACCGCTTCAACGAATCCATCAGAGCTCTGCGATGTCCTGCGTGCAATGCGGATGGCCTGCAACCCTGCCAGTCCTGTGCCCACTGA